One Mycolicibacterium rufum genomic window, GGTTCGACGAACACGACGACCTGCCCATCGACGAGTCGGTGCCGCGCCGCCGCGAGGCGCGGGCGCTGCTCGGCTCACTGCTGCGCCCGTACCGCTGGACGGTGCTGGCGCTGGCGATCGTCGTGGTGGTGGAAAACGTTGCGCGGCTGTCCGTTCCGCTGTTGGTGCAGAAGGGCATCGACAACGGGATCCCCCCGTTGCTCGACGGCGGTTCGGCGCGCACGCTGATGGTGATCGTCGGCGTCCTGTGCGGCGTGGTGCTCGTGCAGGCCAGCGCCCGGATGTTCTTCCTGCGCCGGTCGGGCCGGATCGGCCAGCGGGTGCTGCGCGAACTGCGCAGGCGCGTGTTCCGGCATTTCGGCCGGCTCGACATCGCGTTCCACGACCGCTACACCTCGGGCCGCGTGGTGAGCCGGTCCACCAACGACGTCGAAGCGATCCAGGACATGCTGGAGACGGGTTTCGACTCTCTGATCACCGCGGTGCTGACGCTGTTCGGCACCTCGGTGCTGCTGATCACGCTCGACGCCAAGCTGGGGTTGATGTGTCTGGCGGCTTTCCCCGTCCTGGTGGCGCTGGTGGCGTGGTTCCACCGGGAGTCGTCACGGATCTACCGCGAGGTGCGCGAGATCTCCGCGCTGGTGATCGTCCAGTTCGTCGAGACCATGACGGGCATCAAGGCGGTGCAGGCCTACCGCCGCGAGCCGCGCAACCAGCAGATCTTCGAAGACATCGCCGACCGCTACCGGGTGATCAACGAGAAGACCTTCAAACTTCTGGCGATCTTCATGCCGGGGGTGAAGTTCGTCGGCAACATCACCACCGGCGTCGTGCTGCTCTACGGCGGATACCGGGTGCTGCACGGGCAGATGACCATCGGCACGCTCGCTGCGTTCCTGTTGTACCTGCGGATGTTCTTCGAACCGATGCAGGAGATCTCGCAGTTCTTCAACACCTTCCAGTCGGCATCGTCGGCGCTGGAGAAGCTGGCCGGGGTGCTCGCCGAGAAGCCGGGGATCGCCGATCCGGCCGAGCCGGTCGAACTCGACTCGGTGCGTGGGGAGATCGCCTTGCGCGACGTCCGCTTCGAATACGTCCCCCATCGGCCGGTGCTGCCGGATCTCGATCTGGTGGTGCCTGCGGGCCAGACCGTCGCACTGGTGGGCACGACGGGTGCGGGCAAGACCACGATCGCCAAACTGGTCACCCGGTTCTACGACCCGGTGGCGGGCAGCGTCTCCCTCGACGGGGTGGACCTGCGCGATCTGCGGCAGACCGATCTGCGCCGGCACGTCGTGATGGTCACCCAGGAGAACTTCATGTTCGGCGGCACGGTCGCCGACAACATCCGCTTCGGGCGGCCCGGCGCCACCGACGAGGAGGTACGGGCGGCCGCCCGGGCCGTCGGCGCGGACGGGTTCATCGACGCGCTGCCGGAGGGCTATGACACCGATGTCGCCAAGCGCGGCGACCGGCTGTCGGCGGGGCAGCGACAGCTGGTCGCGTTCGCCCGGGCGTTCCTGGCCGACCCCGCGGTGCTGATCCTCGACGAGGCCACCTCCTCGCTCGACATCCCGAGCGAGCGGATGGTGC contains:
- a CDS encoding ABC transporter ATP-binding protein; this encodes MSVAPDWRGRFDEHDDLPIDESVPRRREARALLGSLLRPYRWTVLALAIVVVVENVARLSVPLLVQKGIDNGIPPLLDGGSARTLMVIVGVLCGVVLVQASARMFFLRRSGRIGQRVLRELRRRVFRHFGRLDIAFHDRYTSGRVVSRSTNDVEAIQDMLETGFDSLITAVLTLFGTSVLLITLDAKLGLMCLAAFPVLVALVAWFHRESSRIYREVREISALVIVQFVETMTGIKAVQAYRREPRNQQIFEDIADRYRVINEKTFKLLAIFMPGVKFVGNITTGVVLLYGGYRVLHGQMTIGTLAAFLLYLRMFFEPMQEISQFFNTFQSASSALEKLAGVLAEKPGIADPAEPVELDSVRGEIALRDVRFEYVPHRPVLPDLDLVVPAGQTVALVGTTGAGKTTIAKLVTRFYDPVAGSVSLDGVDLRDLRQTDLRRHVVMVTQENFMFGGTVADNIRFGRPGATDEEVRAAARAVGADGFIDALPEGYDTDVAKRGDRLSAGQRQLVAFARAFLADPAVLILDEATSSLDIPSERMVQRALETVLAERTAIVIAHRLSTVQIADRVLVLEHGRIVEDGSPEELTARADGHYAALHRSWVQSLA